A genomic region of Xanthomonas fragariae contains the following coding sequences:
- a CDS encoding DUF2314 domain-containing protein: MTDNRMYIANDDAAALQAADAAACDTVKFFWRELSWEYRRVVPGVEMAAVQLPSATDASAVDTPSHAHVWISDLQFDGDQVSGRQLNDPEWIAGRTAGDAGSVPMADLEDWMSAVDGQIYGGHPIGAMCRTMSLAERAEHDAAWGLDFAETGAVRPVVAPVQEREKACSARCSVASRFRPPQWSRIRPSASIR, from the coding sequence ATGACCGACAACCGCATGTATATCGCAAACGATGACGCCGCCGCACTGCAGGCGGCCGACGCGGCGGCGTGCGATACCGTCAAGTTTTTCTGGCGCGAGTTGTCCTGGGAATATCGCCGCGTCGTGCCGGGCGTGGAGATGGCCGCGGTGCAATTGCCTTCCGCGACCGATGCTTCCGCCGTCGACACGCCATCGCACGCGCACGTTTGGATTTCCGATCTGCAGTTCGATGGGGACCAGGTCTCCGGCCGCCAGCTCAACGATCCGGAATGGATTGCAGGACGCACTGCCGGCGACGCTGGGTCTGTACCGATGGCCGACCTGGAAGACTGGATGTCGGCGGTCGATGGCCAGATCTATGGCGGCCATCCCATCGGTGCGATGTGTCGCACGATGTCGCTGGCCGAACGCGCCGAGCACGATGCTGCATGGGGCCTGGACTTCGCTGAGACGGGTGCAGTACGCCCGGTGGTTGCGCCCGTGCAAGAACGCGAAAAGGCGTGTTCGGCAAGATGTTCGGTAGCAAGCCGCTTCAGACCGCCGCAATGGAGCAGGATCCGTCCGAGCGCGAGCATCCGATGA